A region of Notolabrus celidotus isolate fNotCel1 chromosome 4, fNotCel1.pri, whole genome shotgun sequence DNA encodes the following proteins:
- the fam83b gene encoding protein FAM83B — translation MGSQDFSLLSSLRGEPQEDYIQPHYKETYRLAIDRLVSGGRDKYQEFLKGERVGSFLSEDEILFITEYAEQPPPQNQEEEINASPADTQSSSGTYWPVNSDVETPDLDLGWPEVMHDNLQTNIDLLFHPARQNSPTIKEVIRKRIQEARQVIGIVMDVFTDVDIFKEAVDASLRGIPVYILLDEYHLKNFLTMVENQDVKIQQLRNMRVRTVKGQDYLCQSGVKFHGALEQRFLIVDCHTAVYGSYSLSWSFEKINLSMVQVITGHLVKSYDEEFRTLYARSTVPVELYPDSLQRNGSFGRPILPNSQSAQKIERRDQLRHTLDTVYRKTCERKLGTRDFEERPFEEETNRLGPLMDNGISGLNQVSPYKSTEAVDFLKRHSYAGERQDGYVPQNIRPRASNWNVSREAGNGINNYPMDNYVHMPQMYRGQNLRQSYSGNDKQITSMQQNIPSLENTSKSFMRTLRIESYLKNSEVPYGESSDHLDQHEPMDKANSFMQGRLRTSLAFRSTIPEQMEPNRHINNSSTHVNSSAAQNTPLHYSSMQWNPTSGAENRNNPSFVPGRNNSYQSVYSSLGRPKGGHMITNPDIGTDSWNKRHSVADPRSNTEYKHEPSPHIYGAYTRMQANRSTTGINAQNGGYVSNLNEDQRSVSHYDVKSITSTKSPSTPSWQEPPLRTVSAADLDLNSKDLTSKSHGSHHFLKKSTKKIKSLLHIPEKKESSMSNLETQSWKSGTSTDTLTAEDEMSHGGGRHYHSTTSSVRSSSGLQRNQLEDDHLKTSKPRFGTEEQRSTLSRTTTPASLDKSTRTSNDTASWNKERSVDSRLYSRFEPFCSLEKKPPLRTSHSFGSSQEKIKVLPKVEFADHHLSRHARGHHENKLEKFIHRVGNLIHKNK, via the exons ATGGGATCTCAAGACTTTTCCCTGCTTTCGTCCTTAAGAGGGGAGCCTCAAGAGGATTACATCCAACCCCACTATAAGGAGACCTATCGGCTGGCCATCGATCGCCTGGTGAGCGGCGGCAGAGACAAATACCAGGAGTTCCTCAAGGGGGAACGTGTCGGGAGCTTTTTATCAGAAGATGAGATTCTCTTCATAACTGAATATGCAGAACAGCCACCCCCACAGAATCAAGAGGAAGAAATCAATGCTTCACCGGCGGACACCCAATCATCCTCAGGGACGTACTGGCCCGTCAACTCGGATGTGGAGACGCCAGATTTGGACTTAGGGTGGCCGGAGGTCATGCATGATAATCTACAGACTAATATAGACCTGCTCTTTCATCCAGCGAGACAAAACAGCCCCACCATCAAAGAGGTGATCCGGAAGAGAATCCAGGAAGCAAGACAG GTCATTGGCATCGTGATGGACGTGTTCACTGATGTGGATATATTCAAAGAAGCTGTGGATGCATCTCTACGAGGAATCCCAGTCTACATCCTGTTAGATGAGTACCATCTGAAAAACTTCCTGACTATGGTGGAAAATCAGGAcgtgaaaatacaacagctcAGA AACATGAGGGTACGCACTGTGAAGGGTCAGGATTACCTCTGTCAATCAGGAGTGAAATTTCACGGAGCATTGGAGCAGCGGTTTCTTATAGTCGACTGCCACACAGCCGTGTATGGATCATACAG CCTCTCTTGGTCGTTTGAAAAGATCAATCTGAGCATGGTGCAGGTCATCACAGGACATCTGGTGAAGTCCTACGATGAGGAGTTTCGAACTCTCTACGCCCGCTCAACGGTTCCAGTCGAACTTTATCCCGATTCACTCCAACGCAATGGATCCTTCGGGCGACCCATCCTGCCTAACTCTCAATCTGCCCAGAAAATTGAACGGAGGGACCAACTAagacacacactggacacagtCTACAGGAAGACCTGTGAGAGGAAGCTGGGCACGAGAGACTTTGAAGAGAGGCCCTTTGAAGAGGAAACCAACAGGCTTGGGCCTTTGATGGACAACGGGATCAGTGGCCTAAACCAGGTGTCCCCATATAAGTCCACAGAGGCCGTGGATTTCTTGAAAAGGCACAGCTATGCTGGAGAGAGACAAGATGGATATGTGCCTCAGAACATCAGGCCCAGAGCCAGCAACTGGAATGTCTCTCGAGAAGCAGGGAATGGAATAAACAACTACCCCATGGACAATTATGTGCACATGCCACAGATGTACAGAGGCCAAAACTTGCGTCAGTCTTACAGCGGCAATGACAAACAGATTACGTCAATGCAACAGAACATACCGTCATTGGAGAATACATCAAAGTCGTTCATGCGCACTTTGAGGATTGAGTCCTACCTCAAAAACTCTGAAGTCCCATACGGGGAATCTAGTGACCATTTGGACCAGCATGAACCAATGGACAAAGCTAACTCCTTCATGCAGGGGAGGCTGAGGACTTCCCTTGCTTTCAGGTCCACAATACCAGAGCAAATGGAGCCAAACAGGCACATCAACAACTCTTCCACTCATGTCAACTCCTCCGCAGCACAAAACACTCCTTTGCACTACTCGTCCATGCAGTGGAATCCAACATCAGGGGCAGAAAACAGGAATAACCCAAGCTTTGTTCCAGGTAGAAACAACTCTTACCAGTCTGTGTATTCTAGTCTCGGTAGACCTAAGGGAGGACACATGATCACAAACCCTGATATTGGGACTGACAGCTGGAACAAGAGGCACAGTGTGGCAGATCCGAGATCAAACACAGAGTACAAACATGAGCCCTCACCTCACATATACGGAGCTTACACAAGGATGCAGGCTAACAGAAGTACAACAGGGATCAATGCACAGAATGGTGGATATGTGTCGAATCTGAATGAGGATCAGAGGTCGGTGTCTCATTATGATGTTAAGAGCATCACAAGCACTAAAAGCCCCAGTACTCCCAGTTGGCAGGAACCGCCGTTAAGGACTGTGTCTGCAGCAGATCTGGATCTGAATAGCAAGGATTTAACAAGCAAATCCCACGGCTCTCATCATTTCCTGAAGAAGAGCaccaagaaaataaaatcactatTGCACATACCAGAGAAAAAGGAAAGTTCAATGAGTAATTTGGAGACACAGAGTTGGAAGTCGGGTACAAGTACAGACACTTTAACAGCTGAGGATGAGATGtcacatggaggaggaagacATTACCACAGCACAACCAGCTCTGTGAGGTCCTCCTCAGGACTCCAGAGAAACCAGCTGGAAGATGACCATTTAAAGACTTCGAAACCTCGATTTGGGACTGAGGAGCAGCGAAGTACCCTTTCCAGGACAACTACTCCTGCCAGTCTTGACAAAAGCACAAGGACCAGCAATGACACAGCAAGCTGGAACAAAGAGCGCAGTGTTGATAGTCGCCTGTACAGCAGGTTTGAGCCTTTCTGTTCGTTGGAGAAGAAACCCCCTCTGCGCACCTCACACAGCTTTGGAAGCTCCCAGGAGAAAATTAAAGTCCTTCCTAAAGTAGAGTTTGCCGATCACCACCTCAGCCGGCATGCACGAGGGCACCATGAAAATAAGCTGGAGAAATTCATTCATAGAGTTGGAAACctcatacacaaaaacaaatag